The following is a genomic window from Candidatus Desulfatibia profunda.
AGGAGGAACCGCCGTCGGGACCGGCTTGAACACCCATCCCGATTTTGCCGCCAAAGTCATTGCCCTGATTTCGGAGTACGCCGGTTTGGCTTTCAGGCCGGCAAAGAACCGTTTCGAAGCTCAGGCCGCCAGGGATGCTGCCGTGGAAACCAGCGGAGCTTTAAAAACCATCGCCGTCAGCCTTGTTAAGATCGCCAATGATATCCGCTGGCTGGCTTCGGGTCCCCGCTGCGGGCTGGGAGAAATTACGATTCCTGAGTTGCAGCCCGGATCTTCGATCATGCCCGGAAAAGTCAACCCGGTCATTCCCGAGGCGGTGATTCAGGTGGCCGCGCAGGTGATGGGCAACGACACTACCATTATGCTGGGAGGGCAGGGGGGCAATTTTGAACTGAACGCCATGCTGCCGGTGATCGCATATAATCTGTTGCAGTCGATTTTTTTGCTGGCGGCGGCAGCCAACATTTTTGCAGAAAAATGCATCGGCGGTATTAGCGCCAATCGCGAAACCTGTGCCGCTTTCATCGAAAAGAGCCTGGCCTTGGCAACCGCTTTGGTTCCCCACATCGGTTACGACCGGGCCGCAGCTATCGCCAAAAAGGCTCATGAAACCGGTAAAACCATCCGGCAGATTGCATCGCAGGAGAATATCCTGCCCGCAGATATATTGAACAAATTATTTTTTTGATTGAGCCGAAAACCGATCCACCAGTGTTTTGGCAAAATTTTTATAAAACAAGAGCTGGATATCTGCCGGTGATTTGTCCAATAGCGTTGAACTGATTTTAATCAGAACACAGTCTGTTTCCGCCACCACGGTCGCAGATCGGGCCTGTCCGCAAATATAGGCCATCTCCCCAAAACATTCTCCGGCGCCGATGGAGGCGATATCTTTGTCGTTTTTCCTGATTTTGGTACTGCCGCTGAGAATAATATACAAGGTATCGTCGATTTCACCTTCGGCCACGACAACCTTCCCTTTAGGGAATTTGTTGATATTGCTGGCTTTAAGTAATTCTTTCACCTGTTCTTTACTGAAATTCTGGAAGAACTGGATGTGATGGACATAATCCACGGCATCTTTGATTTTACCGTTCAGAAACGTTTCGGAGAGCCCCCGCAGGGCCACACGCAGGTCATAGGCCAGATCCATGCAGGTCTGATAGCGTTTGGCAGGATCTTTTGCCAGGGCCTTTTTAATGATGTCATCAAGGATGCCGGGTACTTCCGGCCGCAGTTGGGTAACGCAAGCCGGTTCCTCATTGATGATTTTATACATGACGGTAAAATTATTTTTGCCAGGGAAAGCCATGGTTCCGGTTAAAAGTTCATACAGGACACATCCCAGCGAAAAAATATCACTATAGCTTCCGATGGTTTCTTCCTTTAACTGCTCGGGCGCCATATAGCTCGGAGTTCCCCAGACGCCCATTTCAGAGGTCTCGTGCGCCATCTGGGCGATACCGAAATCGGCAATTTTGGGAATGCCGTCCTTGTTGAGCATGATATTTGACGGTTTGATATCCCTATGGATAATTTCATGTCTATAGGCGTAATCGATGGCGCTGCAAACTCCGAAAATGATTTCCAGCGCCTTGCTGACAGGTAAAAGCTGATCTTTGCGGCAATATTTTTCCAAGGTCGTTCCGTCAACATATTCCATGGTGATGTAGCAGAACTTGTCGTGCATCCCTACGTCATAGATGACAACCATGTTCTGATGAATCAACCGCCCTGCGGTTTGGGCTTCAATAAAAAATCTCTCAAGAGCGCGATTCGATATTGGTTGTGAAACCTTGATGGCGACATTCCTTCTGATGATCGGGTCCATTGCCAGATAAACAACGCCAGAGGCGCCGTGTCCCAGCTCGCGGGTAATTTTATACCTGCCGATGGTTTCAAGATTTGCTAAGGATTTGATCAATTTGGATCGAATCGAGTTGTCTGTCATGGTTTTTTCCGTAGAGAAAATAAAGCTTTTCCGACCTAAAGGAAGGCTGTTCCGACATCCGTATTCAGGCTTGAAAACCAGGTCCTTTGGCCCCGGAGGCGTTACTCCTTAGACCGTGGCTTTGTTTTTCCCTTTTTCTTAAGACATGTTTTGTCCTTTTTGACGATCGCGCAGAGTTTGGGATTGTGAAGTTCTTTGCACGTATTGTGATTGTATAGCGGGCATTCAGGGTAGGTTTTTGACATAGCCCCGCTTCCTAAGAATCTACCCGGCCTTTCAACTCTTTGCCACATTTGAAAAACGGCAGTTTCTTCGGTTGAATTTGAACCTGCTGTCCGGTTTTGGGGTTCCTTCCGGTATAGGCCCCATATTCTTTGAGATAAAATGTACATAATCCGCGAACTTCAACCCTGTCGCCGCCGGCAAGAGCGTTTGACATTTCATCAAAGAATACGTTGACTACCGCTTCGGCTTCGGATTTTGAAAGATCGGCTTTGTCTTTCAAGGCTGAGACGAGATCTGCTTTATTCATATCATCCTCCTGGTTTAATATCAAATAAATCAGTATAATAAACAACAGGTTGAAAATTGTCAATCAATAACCTAAAGGAAGCAGGGCTGCGGGCTCGCGGGAGGGGTGTTAACCACTCGCAGGGAGTGAAGGATAAACTGTCTAAACAAAAATGGAATCGTTACGAAACACTATTATTATTCACTTTTCTTCTATTACGCAGAACACGTCGATCATTTTTAAAAGAAAATGATACAAAAATCCCATCTCTAACACTTTTTCGTCGATCATGTTTGTTTTTGCGTCTTTCTTTGAAGCGTACGATTTTACCACCCGGAACGGCACCGTTTTTATTAGACAATTTCTTTTCGGCAGGTTCTATTCCTTTAACTGGTATAGGCATCATTGCATCCTTTCCAGATTATTCCTCCTTATAGTTATTTTCGGAATTTATTATCAAAAACTTTAGCTAATTTTAATGCAGAGGGGAGTTTTGCATTTAAGGCTTGCGCTTTTTTTCATCGCCTGTCCGACCATGTCCATGGCCGGTTTTCCTTAAAATTTTCTGAACCGTCTTTTCCATGCTGGCACTTTGCCCTACCAGCCAGGCAGGTATCTGGGGAAACCCGCTGATCACGGCCACCAGAATTGAGGCCGTGTAAGGCACCGACTGAATCAGCAGCATAATTATCCACAGATAGGCATCGGGCGAATTCATGGGCGTGCACCAGGATACGGCATACGCGGCCAGCCACAGGGACAGCATGAACAGCCCTTCTTCCCGGGCGGCGGCCAAGGCGTTGGGCAGAGGCTGAACATCAGCCATCTTTGGGGTGCGGAAAAAGCCCCGGTTTTTGCGTACGAAACCCCAGAGCACCGCCAAGCCGATGACGTGCGTCAGGGCCAGTCCTGCCAGGGCGGCAGCGATGGTCTGACGTGGACCGGCTCCCACGCGGGTAGTGTAAAGATGCATCAGCTTTACCACCTTGAAACAGAACAGGGCCAATGGCAGCGCTGCAAAGACCATCATCGGCGGATCCACTTTGCGGGGCA
Proteins encoded in this region:
- a CDS encoding class II fumarate hydratase gives rise to the protein MKFREEKDTMGTVRIPEDAYYGPQTRRAIENFPVSGLTLPAAFIHALALIKQCSARVNLDLELLKKDISKAIVQAAGEVMEGEFNDQFVVDVFQTGSGTSTNMNMNEVIASRANEILTGRKGGKAPVHPNDHVNLGQSSNDVIPSTIHVSAWTSITGRLIPSLALLHQTMLQKALEFDQIKKIGRTHLQDAVPLSLGQEFSGYARQIELGVARIKAVEERLTELAIGGTAVGTGLNTHPDFAAKVIALISEYAGLAFRPAKNRFEAQAARDAAVETSGALKTIAVSLVKIANDIRWLASGPRCGLGEITIPELQPGSSIMPGKVNPVIPEAVIQVAAQVMGNDTTIMLGGQGGNFELNAMLPVIAYNLLQSIFLLAAAANIFAEKCIGGISANRETCAAFIEKSLALATALVPHIGYDRAAAIAKKAHETGKTIRQIASQENILPADILNKLFF
- a CDS encoding protein kinase, which translates into the protein MTDNSIRSKLIKSLANLETIGRYKITRELGHGASGVVYLAMDPIIRRNVAIKVSQPISNRALERFFIEAQTAGRLIHQNMVVIYDVGMHDKFCYITMEYVDGTTLEKYCRKDQLLPVSKALEIIFGVCSAIDYAYRHEIIHRDIKPSNIMLNKDGIPKIADFGIAQMAHETSEMGVWGTPSYMAPEQLKEETIGSYSDIFSLGCVLYELLTGTMAFPGKNNFTVMYKIINEEPACVTQLRPEVPGILDDIIKKALAKDPAKRYQTCMDLAYDLRVALRGLSETFLNGKIKDAVDYVHHIQFFQNFSKEQVKELLKASNINKFPKGKVVVAEGEIDDTLYIILSGSTKIRKNDKDIASIGAGECFGEMAYICGQARSATVVAETDCVLIKISSTLLDKSPADIQLLFYKNFAKTLVDRFSAQSKK
- a CDS encoding integration host factor subunit beta, translating into MNKADLVSALKDKADLSKSEAEAVVNVFFDEMSNALAGGDRVEVRGLCTFYLKEYGAYTGRNPKTGQQVQIQPKKLPFFKCGKELKGRVDS